In Etheostoma cragini isolate CJK2018 chromosome 15, CSU_Ecrag_1.0, whole genome shotgun sequence, the DNA window ATCTGTTGCAATATTGCTTCTgatgtcattcattttgttaCACGTACGTGCGATACAGTATGATTCACTgtttttgatttcatttcaacagttcaGTCGATCTCAAGCTTAAGACACCGTCCTTCAATCACAGTGTGCATAACTACTACAAAAGTATATTATACCCTCCCACTTAACTTGCATTCATTTAAAGTTGTGATTCTGTGGGAAAATTCTATTTCACTGCAAAGTGACATTTATTGCTAGTTTGCAAGTATAACAATGCATCTCACTTgctagtttatttttaattttttttaaatttatttttcatggaaCACTTTCTTAGTGTCTGTGCTGTGTTTAGTGCTATGCGCAAGTTTACTTTTGACAAGGGATAGACTGATTTTCGGCCCTGGCCGATTACCGATAGATATCGTTAAAAAGTGCGTTACTTTGGCtctgctacagctctgtgtctgtccttcTGCTTCGGTTTCAcaagtctgacttaatgtcccgaccacaacactatctgaccCTCTGTTACTAggtgttgtgttgtattgtattaatgtattaaatacttgcttaaagcatttcaaaaaagaGTATCGGTCGATCCAtacttttgattttattttttttaaaccgtaGAATTTGAGTTTCCTGTCTCATGGTGCACCTGCCAGGTTAGGTAAGGACACTTGCGGTTCCTCCGTCACCACTTGCCTCAGCGCTGCTGCCACGCTCTTAATGATTACTCTTGCACACGGAGCAGACCTCCATGCACcactccactgtgtgtgtgtgtgtgtgtgtgtgggctgttTGTGATTGACCTGATTATGGAAAACAGCCCTTGGCATTGCTCCCATGGGCTGCAGGGATTGTGGCATCTTCATGAAAAATATTCCTGTTGTGCCGGCTTCTGTCATAAGATGCCTGTGGATAAAGCCCAGTCATTGCAAACTGCCAAGAgcgagagaggaaggagagtgACTAGAGAAAGGGACCATCTTAAAGATGGAGGGAGATTGATGATTAGGAAGAGATTAAATTATGCATCATTGTCATATGTCACATTTgtggaaaatataatttatgttaaCATCCTGGTGGTAATTACACTCAGGTATGTGGGATGTTTGTAAGCAGGCTCTGATATTTCCCACTTTACATCTCAAACTGTAAATGAATCAGCAAAAGTTataaacaaaggaaataatTCACCAATATACAAAAGGCAAACACCAATACAATCCCTTCAAATAATTTTGAGTTAGGAAGAATAGCGATTTCTAAATTAAACCTTGTTTATGAAGGATTTTGAACTGGGTTTTTGTGTTTGACACTAAACACGTTCTTTGCTTCTCCAGATAGATGGTATTGTAGAAGAAGTAGCTTCATGCAAATGTGTAGATCTAAATATGACTGGTGTGGCATAATATAACCCAGTCTAAAAATATATAGATTACAGGTAACGGCTAAATTGAAATGCAATCCTCTTCTATATATTGTTATCAGTGCTGGGTCCACAATGGCTGCAGCAAGCCAGCACTACCCTTAGACACTGAAGACTAATCTCTTCTATTAATAATCCTAAATTTTATCTGACCATTAGAGAGTAAAATAAGCCTACACGTCTTGCCCATTTAGTGTGCAGAGGTGACCAAAAACAAGCTGCAGAGAGGGGCATTGAGCCAACGGAAGGGAGACCGCCAGGAAGTGTTGAAATGCACCACTAATCCACCCTGCCATCTATTAGAATAATTAGCTCTTATAGGAGATGCAGTGACAACACAAGTTTAGACTCCCAGAGTGttatatttagaaaaataacaatcGGCCGTTGCACTGTTGgggtgtttttgttgtaaatgaaaCCCGTTAAACTGTAAAACTTTGGTTGTGTTGGATTGTCATGAGACTGTAACACCCCAGTCCCCGTGCATCAGTGAATCTCCAGCAGACACAACGCTGCCTGTCACACTGCCGATATGGCTCTGTATGTATCCCAAGTGTGCACTGTGGAGTTCATATGTGTGTAAAGTACAAACAAAACTGAAGGATTATAGTGTTTACACTTACAACAATCCAATAATCTCTCCCcttgaaaaatgatttgataCCTACTCATCTGGCAAACACTTCAAGGAAGCGTTAAGCAAACAGTGGTGTAACTTGGTGTTTGCATTTCCATGAGGAAGGACATGTTTTGCATATATCTGGTCTGAGGCTCATTGGTTGATACTCTGAAGAGGGAATTTCCCATGTTGGGAAGAAATCAATTATTCATTCAGTGGCATGGACGGTTGAGCACGACCCTGACAGCTGCAGAAGTAGCTCTGAGATTAAGGACAAGTATGGATAGATGTGTGTCTCATGTATATTCTGTTTCACCATGCAAGTCCCTTTTGTGTGATCCTTCAATGCCATCCAGTATTTGTCTAAAGAGTTCATCAGCAGTAGTGGGGATCCAAGCTTTACTGTAACGAGATTTAAGTGGTGCATTAAGATATTACTCATGGCACCTATTAGATGTGATTTTGATCAGAATTGAGTAGAATGGACACAgtgtcaaaacaaaattgtgAAACAAAAGACATCCAACTCTGACCTATCAAATGataaaaatcctaaaaaagaaaatcacgtCTCAGCGTTTTTGCAGTAAGCGCTATATGATCCAATAAAGGATGGTTTACCCAAATGATGCAATTAAACTCTCAGATATTACCATTTTCCTATTTTTGCAGTTAATTTATTtgccattaaaacacatttccctcAACAACTTTTATCAGCAGATTGCCTGTGACACCAGTATTATAATTTTTCAGCAAAAACGACTTTTATTCAGCTTCAGTGGGACAGTTAAATGTCTTTTACGCCCACCTAGAGTTTTGTTTTCCTATTCTATCGTCATGAATTTTTCAACAGCTACTTGATGAGCGATTCTTGTGTGCCACAGTAAGGAGTTGGTGGGTGGGGGGTGTTCTCTACTGTCCCACTGCTACAGTACAGTGGCTTTTTGCGGGAAAAGACAGCCACCTCAACATAGGTTTAATTGGTCCctcaagttttcttttttctatggGTTCATGCCGACATAGGGGAAGGGATCACCGGATGCCTCCCggtacaatatcatcacaatacttacgccacgatacgatattattgcaatttaaaaaaatattacaatattcagCGATAtgttgcaatttataaccttttttccaacttctaatgatgtccccaaaaggaaacattgtcaacatctgttttatctaaaaacatACATTCCTCTgattgttcatatcacttccaTTTGCTGTAAAAATgagattgtcaagcagacaaactgaccaacacatataataaaagattgatacttggcgcctgtgtatcgcaACAGTATTGGCACTGAAATTATTGTGATACTACactgtaatgattttttttttttttttcactcctaGTGGTACAGAGGTCTGATAAATGCACTTCTTTCTCACTCCACACTCCcaggttatttttattttcaaacttgtaggCTTCAGCCCAAACCAACACTAAGGCAGTTTAGGCTCACTGATGCAGTGGTGCTTCCCGAAccctgtaaacagactttgatgtgtaaaatcagtggaGATTTTCTTCAAATCTCATGTTATTTGAATTTATCGGTTTATTTCTGTTACATTCAAATGTCACTTTCTTagtaagataaataaaagacatttctaGCCTTGCTAGCAGCAAATAGGTCGACATTGTTTTCAGTGAAATGGCTCAGTAACTACGGGATTATGGGATATTACAGTCAAATATGGAATTGGGATAACTTTGATACCTGACATCCAATACCTTGGATAAATACTTTATGGTAAACACTATCTCTCTCAAACATCAGCATTTAACATTctcattttgagcatgttagcatgctgatgttggCATTTAGTTTAAAGAACCACACACTTGTATTTCTGTCTTACTTTGTACAGGACTCATACTCATACTGATcttcttacatttattttttctgttcagtGTGAAGAGGTATAGTTGCTGATGTGTGTGAGTAGAAActaaatatatgaaaaaattgcatgtttacatgtgttttaaGCACCAAGTACTGGCAAATCCAGCTGCAAATCTTAAAGCTGGATGCTGTTAAATAATGatttgacatgcagcaaataaaTGGTCTTCTTAATGTAGTAAAAGGGTTGTTTTTCACAAACCCACTCCATTAAAACAGCTCAGTAATTTCAAGGACAGTAGCCCAATTCTCTATggagaagctttttttttttttttttcttttttaaacagttagATGTAACGAATTTACGTCAAGTGCTATTCAAACAGAGTGAAATAAGAGAAGCCGGGTGCGATGGATAAAAAGTCATCTCGTATTTGACCCCTCCTCTAAGCTAATTTAAATCTGAGTGCATGCAGGGACACCCCAATTAGGGCTGAGAAAAGCCGGGGATAGGTCAACAGGCTGCCTAGTATCTGACTGTGCCAGAAATATACCTGACAAGATGTGGGGCAAGATTTAGGTCAAGAGAGAAAACCATTTGAACAATTGTGGTCTGTACTGGGGGTCAACAAGGCCTGGCGGTTGTGGAAGTCAatttcttcctcatcctccagTGGCCACTCAAAAAGAGAtcatactgtgtatgtgtgtgtctgtctgtaccTGTCCGTCAGACTTGATATGTAGTTGTGTTTCTATAGGACTTTTGCTTACCAACTAAAATAATTTGCACTGACATCCAACACCAGATGTGTCAGACTAGCCGTCTCTAATGGCTGTGCAATAGGTATGGGCTGAAGTTCGTCTGGTGCCTGGGGAAAACCTATTGATGTAAAGACGTCCCAAAACCTCAGAGGTAGAGAAAAGAAACCAATTTACGGGACATGTGACCCAACTGTGGTGGGACTGAATGACCTCACTAAAAATAAGGGAAAGACCCTCAGACCCTGCTATCCCCTCTAATGCGAGCAGAGTCAGCTTTGATTCATTTACAGAGAAACTTCATCGATAGAGATGTATGACCCATAACACCAACCTTTTGTTGACAGAAATGGCGTATTTACAATTTATGtagtgtgtaaaaatgtgtgtacttACACACTAGTGTACGTGTAAGGGTGTATCAGTACTCCGTTGCAAAAGTGATTTATGTTTGGTTTTAAAGCTGGTGTATCTACTGTGTAATCCTCAAGAAGTTCTTATGATCTTTACCACCAAGATGGAATCTCGTTCAAGAAAAATGGCGTTTTTTTTTGAAAGGCACGATTGCCTTCTTAATTCTTTATCCATTCCTCATGGATGAAAAGTTCAAATCCCATATGCACATTCAGATGTTTCGGAGTATTTGTACTATGCTGTGGGATTTTTCTATTTGCCATAATTTAAATTGGACAAAATAGGATTTCACCACAATAAAATACCCTCATGTGTaagaaatatatgaaaaaataaaccacTTAATTCTTTTTGCTagctagtgtttttttttccgtcTCCACTTCTCAAATCTAGACTAATGTAGGCCTGAACAGTGTAATACTGAACTTTGTGAGAAGCTGTGATGAAACCACATAAAGAAAGATCAACAGCCATCTAAAGGTGAAGTTTGCAATTCTGCAGGAAAATCCTACATATTTGAACTCAACTCCTAAACAAATTTCTCATCAGTGCTCTTTCAGAATGTTAGCATGAACCAGAATTACCATCCCTGTTGCTCCCAATACATTTCTATGGCCTTTCTCCTGTTCTTTGCAGGAAGATGAACATGAACCTCTACGCTTGTTGTACCTCTAACAAGCTTAGAGTAACCAAGTACCATGTAATGATGCTAAGAGAGGTGGAAATTGCTCAATGTTTATTGTCTGGAAGATTTTTAATGAGATAATGAGATGAAACTTTCTGTTAATTTTAGGATGCTACTGTATTGTTGGCACATAGGCGTACTGTAGTCTTCCCAGAAAATTGTGCGGCTGTATGAATTGTTGATTGGACAGTAGACCTTAGTTTATGGTCATTGTAACTATTGTCTACACATATTTAGTTCAAAAGTTAATTTAAcctgtaataaataaatgtttccctCCATGGGGCAGTGCAAACaagccctaaaaaaaaaaaacactgacattttcacGTTTTTAGGTTTTTATGGCCAACTTTGTAGCAAACAGTGGCTTATTTACACCATAGACTTCATATAAAGATGGACGACTTGTGtccacttcctcccactgtacAAATATGAAGCCAAAATATCCCGAAGACAGGTGCTGCCATCTTGTAATTTTAGGGGCAGACTACAGTGATCGGACGGTGGAGCCGACCTGTCAAAGTCCCGGCCATATACTTGCCCAAATAATCTTGAGTTAATCATAGCTGTCACTGATGACGTTTTACCTCATTTCAATaacatcaaattattattaaaaaccaaacccatcagaaaaatgtatacTAAAAAAACATCGGTGTGATAAGACCTACCTATTTGAGGTGTTGGCTACTTAAATTTTTTGGCTCATGTCCCATCCTCTaacatggaggaggagggattTATGATCTGTACTGCTGCCAGCCACCAAtcaagatgttttggcttcactgaTTGAGTCTATGCATCAACCCCCTGATTTACACACCCAGCAGAAACGGAGCAACATTATCATCTATTGGGAGTCCTTTTTCTGGACACCTAATGAATATAAGACTAATACTCTGGTTTTAGTCAACATCcacaacattccacttctgcccgatttcactctttttggcgGGATATCTGGTACTTTccgctttgtttgtgttggaatttttaaCTCTGGTCAAtttgagaactatggttaactgctcgtcagatctctgcagggcaaatccagacagttagctagactgCCCATGACgattgatttgtttaaagaaatgccaataaaaccgAGCCCGTTTTTCTCCcgtcccggaatgctgtgtggacgaGCCAGATCCTACTTTGCAGCGCTTTGGAGGAcagtctggcaatgcaagactactctGGTTTTTGCTCGGCCTTTGGTCTCCGCCAACTCCTGACaaaaatatctggctctttagctacTAAATGTTACACTGTGTTCACCAACTATTTTGCAGTTTTGCAAACTTCCAATGCACTCTAGACCTTTTTATTGTAGCATATTGAGACCATATTTCATCAGATCTTTTCATCATAAAGTGTGCGCATTTCTCGACTAAATTGAACACGTGTGTCTGATTCAAGTATCACAATTTATTACAAAAACTAGAATTTTTTTCATCTCTCCGTGTTGCCATGCTTTAAGCATATAACAATACAGTATAAAATCTCAAACCAGAAGTCCAATAGTAAAAGCAAAGATCATAGATGCTGACGCAGCATTTACAGAAGACATGCTGTTACTGTACAGAGAACATTCCCATTGAAGTACAAACTGCAAAATGCGTCATAATCGTCAATGAGTTGCATTTTACAATAAACAATCTGATCCATATACAATAAAGACTCTGATCCAACCTCCATTCAGAGTCGTACAAGAAACACCTCTTTTCAAAATtaattaacagtaaaataaacgAACACTCTGCAAATCATAATGAATGtgctgagattttttttttttcaacagccCAAGGCACTCGAAGGCTCGAATGTTGGCAATAAATAAGTCATTCTTTACACAAAATCACGTCAAGCAGGTGGTGGTAGAGAACAAATAGTGAGAGAGAAACAATGTTGTCTTGACCTCTTGAAGAGCACGTTCCTTTTAAAGAAGTCCACCTTGTCCTTTTTCACAGTGAAAATCCCTGGCAGTCGAGACAGAAAAGACGTTTGCAGAAGTCAGTCTTTTTTGTTGAATTGCGTGACATCTGTTGGGTAACAACTACATGACCTTCTACTGTACTTTTGATGCTGGCTGGACATTTTTGTCTCCAGAGAGCATCCTCTGCTCTCTGGAGCGAGACTCCGGTTGCCTTTTTTCAAACCACAATTAGGCTTGACGGTGCATTTGGGCACCACAGGACGCCAAAGTGTCCATTTGCAGTGACCTGTTCCACATGAGTATCTGGTAAAAAAATCTATCAAGTGTCcacaaatgttttcaaatatcTATAACAAAGCCAGATGCTATTCATTGAACTAATCCTGATCTTTCATATTAGTTTACCGATGCTGTGACAACAGGGTGGCTTTAACAATTGTGTTGATGTTCTCTTCACTGCAGTTCAGTTGAGCTGGCGACAAGCTTCAAATGTCCACTTCGAGGCACCTCCGTAAATATCAAGGTTTGTCTCCATCCATGCAAAAACGTTGCCCACTTGTGCCTTGCTGCTGCATGTTGCCAGATTGTATATCTCTCCGACAGATAGTTTACGATCCCAGATGTGAAAATTTGCCAGGTCTCCCACAAAAGCTTGTGTGGCATCAAATCCTCCTCCCAGCATGTCCTGTGGAAAagacaaattaatttaatcaagGATGATATGATTTTCTCCTCCAGTTGcttaatggaaagaaaaaaaattgcctCTTGGgttttttggattgtttttttttattaaagcgaCCATCttatgctccttttcaggttcataattgtattttgcgGTTGTACCATTATTATTTAACATGGTTTCATATTCAAAatacaccatatttttgttgtactgcacattgctgcaaatcTTGTTtacaccctgtgtgtttaggtctcggTTTAAGTTACAGATTgaaacatctcacttctttactatctttgttgggagtcgcacatgggcagtagctaggtaagatcacatcagctagataactctttctccaactttggtcagtacaagacaagattagctgggagacttcctCTACAcaagggcacacttgtggaatacctgcagaacagggacatgtgaggagttcttttgtagattatggtaaactgtgtgttgtagcagtgtttctccattgagaacaagctagcatgctaaggttagccaccttgtctcggctgcttacgtagaaagccgtgcagatttttaacagctcacctggagactgaaggcagaagaaattcagaaacctgtatctcactcaaaactgcattgacagttttttttttccaagttagTATGTGTGTTAAACAAGTTCAAATATACTGCAAAAGCTTCACAGGAGGAGGcgttttatttcaattattcAGAAATGCTGCTTTGAGTGTGGAtagctgtttttgtgtaaactgGGGCTTGTAGAAGTAAAATCCGCAGCTCCATGAAGGTCTTACCTacccagagacacaaaacattttcataatatggacactttaaattaaaaagaggCATCTTCAATCCACTGTGCGTTATGTCCAGCCCCGACATCCTGTTATAGCGAATACAGCAAAACGTATGCTTTCCATGAAAGTGGAAAGCATTTgaaacaggtgtgtgttgtgtttacctGCTCTTGACCGAGGATCAGCAGGCCCTGTGGTTTGATAGGATGATATGGAGCCAGATTCTCTCCACTCCCTCTCTTGACGCCATCTTGGAAAGCTTCCCAAACACCATCACGAGTGGTCCAGGTAATGCAGATGTGGTGCCACTTTCCATCATTGATAAGGAAAGGCAGCTTAGCAACCTAGAAGAAGATACATATGACGTGAATGTTTGCTGCAGTGAAGAAATACACTTGTTTAAAATAAACGCATGGAAACATTTCCACTGTGTGGGTTAGACGTGCCTTGTCATTTATTAGTATCTCCATTGGGTTGTTTCCCCACTCTATGAGGACCAGCTCGTTGGCTTGACCTGGAACTGCGTAGGAGAAAGGCGTGCCAACTCCCGGAGACGCGTTGGACTTCAGCCACATGCACACAGTGAGGGCGTACATCTCTGGCAAACTCTTCTTCACTTTTGCGTACATGTAGTTGGTTCTCAGTGGGAACGTGAGCTGGAATTTATCCAGAGGCCTGTTTTCTCTTTGACCTGCAGAGAAGAAATAGATGACCGTTGGCTTCAAGCACTAAGGATGACACATCagtgtgctttttattttgtcaaacacACGGCTACATCATTTAGCTCAATGCACACATCCTGGGGATTTAAATTCTGGAGGAATTACATGTTACACAACAAATTAACAATCTCCAGATTTGCTGTAATCTCGCATGATGAATCTACCACAGGAGTACTGACGCTCTTAACCGTCAGCTCTTGTTTTCTTCCGTATTTTTTGTATCAGAGGTGtcccaaacaaacacagcaaatgGAGGATGCCTGTTTACTGCatgtttaaaatgctttaatCTGCATGAATTAGAGCAGAATTACCAGGCTGCTCCAGTTTTGTGCGGATGAGTAAAACATTAAATCTACTGCTGATGTCATAAAAGCTTATAATGCCAAAGTGGAAGGTTTtcgttttttttgcatgttccGTCCTCTCTTCTATCCTCCACACTGAGGCCATCTAATATCTCCTCTGGGAGGATGATCgttatcatttcttttttttttgtggtcaaatgttattttctttacatatttCAGAAATAAACAGTGACAATAACAAACATTACACTAAAACGAGAACATGTCCCAGTGCCAACAATAATGCACATAACTAAACATATAGTAGCCCTGTGCTACAGCCCGGACCACAGAGTCAGTACTGCACCGCCACGTGTCCAGAGTTTACCGTGGGGCACCATTTATCCGCGTCGGGGACAGTTCCAAATAGACCAGAGCCAGGTAGGAAAGGTTCGACGTGCGGATACACAGGTCGTGCGGCGTTGTCCAACTGGTTATCGTTATCATGTCTCGATCATCCCACCCATCCATCTCTACACTAACCCACCGAACCCTTCCAGAACTCCATTTTACTTTTGGTGCACAAGCTAAGATATTCTCTTCCCAACTACCTTTCTCCAGATCGGTGATCCTCTGGTGTAGAGATGTGAGGGTGGACTCCACTCTCCCACGCTGCTCCGTCTCATTGCGAAGTCCGGGCTTCCCCTCCTCGATGCTGTTCACTCGGGACAACACCTGCTTCTCCAGGTCGTCGATTTTACTTTGGAGCAGGTCTTTGAGGCTGTTCGCCTGCACCGAGTTGTTACTTCTGCTGAATTGCTGTCAGGAGGGAAAAGAAGCGTTCAATGTACAGAATGAGTGTTAGTTTGggtaatactttttttttttttttttaatctgggcTTATCGCAGTGCTTATTGCAGTGCATCTGGACatctggtttgtttttgtcGTGTGCTCACAAAACGgcacatgtaaatgtaatattgGCAATAAGAAATccgaattattattattattattattattattattattattattactattgatattttattatatgaGTAAAGAAAAGTGCCTTGTTTTGTAATTGGGAGCTTTGCAACCCAAAGTGTTGTCAAATGTCCTCAGAGGCGGTCGCCCTACCTCCAGGTTTTCTAGCCTCTGCTTCAGCGACTGTAAAGTCTGTGATAGTTGCGCCAAAGTGTCAGCGGGGCCCCTCGATACATCCCCCATTGTGTTTTTGGTCCCAGCTTCTTTCCTCCTGTCCCCGGGCTCGGCGCCGCTCTGGCTCTCACACCGAGCCAACTTTGAGGTCAGTTCTCTGATAGTCTCTTTTTGGTTCATGATCGTCTCTTTCTGCTGCAAAACCGTCTCCCGCAGCTGCATAACAGTGGTCTTCAAGTCCTCTCCTGGCACACTGTTCTGCAAAGTGGCTGCGCAAATGTCCATATCCTTGGGTACGGACGTGCAAATGAACTGCGTCTGTCCGCCAAAGTCTTGAGATGAACTCTCCAAAAACAGGCACGAAAATAGAATAAGTCTCCAACAGAGTCCGTTCTTTGTGGCCTGCATGTCTTCTTCGGTGCTGggttgggatttgtttttggttgatGAGTCGCAGTGACTTGATGCGCTCTGGTCTCCTTCTGTGGGAGCGCAGCCGTTTTTATACAGCGAGCTTTCTGCGCAGAGCAGGTTTACTGCATCACGACCGGAGGGGAGGGAATCGCGCTGTC includes these proteins:
- the nptx1l gene encoding neuronal pentraxin 1 like, with the protein product MQATKNGLCWRLILFSCLFLESSSQDFGGQTQFICTSVPKDMDICAATLQNSVPGEDLKTTVMQLRETVLQQKETIMNQKETIRELTSKLARCESQSGAEPGDRRKEAGTKNTMGDVSRGPADTLAQLSQTLQSLKQRLENLEQFSRSNNSVQANSLKDLLQSKIDDLEKQVLSRVNSIEEGKPGLRNETEQRGRVESTLTSLHQRITDLEKGQRENRPLDKFQLTFPLRTNYMYAKVKKSLPEMYALTVCMWLKSNASPGVGTPFSYAVPGQANELVLIEWGNNPMEILINDKVAKLPFLINDGKWHHICITWTTRDGVWEAFQDGVKRGSGENLAPYHPIKPQGLLILGQEQDMLGGGFDATQAFVGDLANFHIWDRKLSVGEIYNLATCSSKAQVGNVFAWMETNLDIYGGASKWTFEACRQLN